A region of Enoplosus armatus isolate fEnoArm2 chromosome 14, fEnoArm2.hap1, whole genome shotgun sequence DNA encodes the following proteins:
- the LOC139296613 gene encoding beta-1,3-galactosyltransferase 2-like yields MQWRRRHCCAHTAKLFYLLSLLGVLVFLVHQVWLPRLTGLPSWRGNPVVYGGGELLTTKAKWNMSTKHSVRRYVIVPQPTFKADANISSHEKEGVPSPQGDPSFEITLTPSVEGELGGTITHGPFTYIINEPDKCVESRPAPFLVLLIATEARQVEARNAIRQTWGNESVASGVVFIRLFLLGKNEGELGLLQQRMLEAESRRYHDIIQQDFLDSYKNLTIKTLMGMNWVASQCPRASYVMKTDSDMFVNTEYLINKLLKPEMRPKKNYFTGNNMRDFSPNRNKNSKWYMPPELYPGERYPTFCSGTGYVFSGDLARKIYQASLSIRYLHLEDVYVGICLAKLRIEPTPPSNAFLFNHWRVSYSSCKYSQLITSHGFHPNELLKYWHHLQSNKRNPCINTLKVRAGRTHSNRMNREKPAQ; encoded by the coding sequence ATGCAGTGGAGACGACGCCACTGCTGTGCCCATACAGCTAAACTTTTCTATCTCCTCTCACTGTTGGGTGTACTGGTCTTTCTGGTTCACCAGGTGTGGCTGCCTAGGCTCACAGGTTTGCCTTCGTGGAGAGGCAATCCTGTGGTGTACGGAGGTGGCGAACTTCTTACCACCAAAGCCAAATGGAACATGAGCACCAAACATTCAGTGCGGAGGTATGTCATTGTTCCTCAGCCAACATTCAAGGCTGATGCTAACATCAGCTCCCATGAGAAAGAAGGTGTCCCCTCACCTCAAGGAGACCCAAGTTTTGAGATCACTCTGACACCCAGTGTAGAGGGAGAACTTGGTGGCACTATAACCCATGGGCCTTTCACTTATATCATCAACGAGCCAGACAAATGTGTAGAAAGCAGACCTGCGCCATTTCTGGTGTTGCTGATAGCCACTGAGGCTCGGCAGGTGGAGGCAAGAAATGCCATACGGCAGACATGGGGGAATGAGAGTGTGGCTTCAGGTGTGGTATTCATCCGCCTGTTTCTACTAGGGAAAAATGAGGGAGAGCTGGGACTTTTACAGCAGAGGATGCTAGAAGCAGAGAGCCGGAGGTATCACGATATCATTCAGCAGGACTTTCTGGATTCCTACAAAAACCTGACCATTAAGACATTGATGGGAATGAACTGGGTGGCAAGTCAATGTCCGCGAGCCAGCTATGTCATGAAGACGGACAGCGACATGTTCGTCAACACAGAGTACCTCATTAACAAGCTGCTCAAGCCAGAAATGAGGCCTAAGAAGAACTATTTCACAGGCAATAACATGAGAGACTTTTCCCCCAACcgaaataaaaacagcaagtgGTACATGCCCCCTGAGCTGTACCCAGGTGAGAGGTATCCCACCTTCTGCTCTGGGACTGGTTACGTCTTCTCTGGAGACTTGGCGAGGAAAATTTATCAAGCATCGCTAAGTATCCGCTACCTGCATCTGGAGGACGTGTATGTGGGAATATGCCTGGCCAAGCTCCGGATCGAGCCCACTCCTCCATCCAATGCGTTCCTATTCAACCACTGGCGGGTGTCTTATTCCAGCTGCAAGTACAGCCAGCTGATAACATCACATGGGTTTCATCCCAATGAACTACTTAAATACTGGCATCACCTGCAGAGCAACAAACGCAACCCCTGCATCAACACATTGAAAGTGAGAGCAGGCAGGACACACTCAAACAGAATGAACAGAGAGAAACCAGCTCAATAA
- the ro60 gene encoding RNA-binding protein RO60, translating into MEPSGSATMSNHTLNSTGGGCPWEVSDKARLCRFLCYGSEGDLYTAREEGHVSMESAGALLSLLQEGRGAEVVEEVKRFAQDGRAVRLGPSFFALALCSQHSELKTRQAAFKALKEVCCDPAHLFSFIQNKKELKEGMKCGIWGRALRKAVSDWYNEQDAMSLAAAVTKCKQREGWSHQDLLRLSHTKPANEAIALISKYVTKGWKEVQVAYSDKENSEEVVKVLSYLEVVETVKHSCDETEVINLIEEHKLEREQLLTDHLKSKQVWRALLKEMPLQSVLRILGKMTSNKILEPGSSETQAVCDRIQSETTLKTAKIHPFSILLASENYKRGQGYQGKTKWEPDSNILKAMDSAFYKSFTNVEPVGKRFVVAVDVSTSLSSIVPGTSISTAVAAAAITMIFARSEADTHVLAYSEGALVPCSLSADMTLAQATVELVKIPGGSTDCTLPITWATENGKAVDVFIVLTNNPLWTFTASPVESLKKHRQKSGASSKLVMCGLTSIGHTIADTEDRGLLSICGFDLGALRVIRNLAQDLI; encoded by the exons ATGGAGCCATCGGGAAGTGCTACGATGAGCAACCACACCCTGAACTCAACAGGTGGTGGCTGCCCATGGGAGGTCAGTGACAAGGCCAGACTGTGCCGCTTCCTCTGCTATGGCTCGGAGGGAGACCTGTACACTGCCAGAGAGGAGGGTCATGTCAGCATGGAGAGCGCTGGAGCTCTGCTCTCCCTGCTGCAGGAGGGCCGAGGTGCTGAAGTGGTGGAGGAGGTAAAAAGGTTCGCTCAGGATGGGCGAGCTGTCAGACTGGGCCCCTCCTTTTTTGCCTTGGCTTTGTGCTCCCAGCACTCAGAGCTGAAGACCAGGCAGGCGGCGTTCAAAGCTCTGAAGGAAGTTTGTTGTGACCCTGCCcacctgttttctttcatcCAGAACAAGAAGGAATTGAAAGAGGGTATGAAGTGTGGGATTTGGGGACGTGCCCTGAGGAAAGCAGTGTCTGACTGGTACAATGAGCAAGATGCAATGAGTCTGGCTGCGGCTGTGACCAAatgtaaacagagagagggatggtcACACCAGGATCTGCTCAGGCTCTCTCACACCAAACCAGCTAATGAAG caatTGCTTTGATCAGCAAATATGTAACAAAAGGATGGAAAGAAGTCCAGGTTGCTTACTCGGACAAAGAGAACTCGGAAGAGGTTGTCAAAGTGCTTTCGTATCTTGAAGTGGTGGAGACGGTCAAGCACAGTTGTGATGAAACGGAGGTCATTAATTTAATAGAGGAACACAAACTGGAGAGGGAACAGCTGCTGACGGACCACCTGAAGTCCAAACAG GTATGGAGAGCTTTGTTGAAGGAAATGCCTCTCCAATCAGTGCTAAGGATCTTGGGAAAGATGACGTCAAACAAAATTCTTGAACCAGGAAGTTCAGAAACACAAGCTGTATGTGATAGAATCCAGAGTGAGACGACACTAAAGACG GCGAAGATCCACCCTTTCAGCATACTCTTGGCTTCTGAAAACTACAAAAGAGGCCAAGGCTATCAGGGTAAAACAAAATGGGAACCAGACAGCAACATCCTCAAAGCAATGGACTCTGCTTTTTACAAGAGTTTTACG AATGTGGAACCTGTGGGTAAGCGCTTCGTAGTGGCAGTAGACGTGAGCACATCACTGAGCAGCATAGTCCCAGGGACATCAATCAGCACTGCTGTCGCTGCTGCAGCTATTACCATG ATTTTTGCAAGGTcagaggcagacacacatgTGCTGGCCTACTCTGAAGGAGCTTTGGTtccatgctctctctctgctgacatgACCCTCGCACAAGCAACAGTTGAACTGGTTAAG ATCCCGGGTGGGAGCACAGACTGCACCCTTCCCATCACATGGGCCACAGAGAATGGGAAAGCTGTAGATGTGTTCATCGTTCTGACCAATAACCCGTTGTGGACGTTTACTGCCAGCCCAGTGGAATCTCTAAAGAAGCATAGACAA AAATCAGGAGCCAGTTCGAAGTTGGTGATGTGTGGGCTGACTTCCATTGGACACACCATCGCAGACACAGAAGACAGGGGTTTATTGAGCATCTGTGGTTTTGACCTTGGAGCTCTGCGCGTCATTCGTAACCTAGCCCAGGATCTGATCTGA
- the LOC139296736 gene encoding regulator of G-protein signaling 21-like, with product MSGLSNTSLDLQDTKRIHKALKSRLHNLIQSPLPWGKSNRKETNETSLLGESLETLLSQKCGQIAFRDFLKSEFCEENLDFWLACQEFKTFDSPEELIRAAASIYEEFVRAESPKQVNLDFYTREIISKSLQQPSPSCFVVAQRTIYSLMENGSFTRFIQSEQYQVLFDAASKQRGLRRHRKALKIKSTGDITQRDSKPIILHSDLYLLHKD from the exons ATGAGTGGGCTCTCTAATACATCTCTGGACCTCCAGGACACAAAGAGAAT ACATAAAGCATTGAAATCCAGACTACATAACCTCATCCAGAGCCCATTACCATGGGGGAAAAGcaacag aaaggaaacaaatgaaacaagcCTACTGGGAGAATCCCTTGAGACACTCCTTTCccagaaat GTGGACAAATAGCATTTCGGGACTTTCTGAAATCAGAGTTCTGTGAGGAAAATCTGGACTTCTGGCTCGCCTGTCAAGAGTTCAAAACCTTTGACAGTCCAGAGGAGCTAATACGGGCGGCAGCAAGTATTTATGAAGAGTTTGTCAGGGCTGAGTCTCCCAAACAG GTCAACTTAGATTTCTACACAAGAGAGATCATCAGCAAGAGTCTCCAGCAACCAAGTCCATCATGTTTCGTTGTGGCACAGAGGACAATCTACAGCCTGATGGAGAACGGCTCCTTCACACGCTTCATTCAGTCTGAGCAATACCAAGTCCTATTTGATGCAGCTTCTAAGCAAAGAGGCCTGCGGAGGCACCGAAAGGCCTTGAAGATAAAGAGCACTGGAGACATAACACAGCGTGATTCAAAACCAATCATTCTGCATAGTGACCTCTACCTCTTGCACAAGGACTGA
- the LOC139296031 gene encoding regulator of G-protein signaling 13-like, protein MPSLVTSPPRELQHFNMDTDDEKSRKDRGRKCRLQRRSSQAPNTEGLCFEEMSQWSQSLERLLSSKYGMKIFQAFLKSEFSDENIEFWLVCEDYKKIRSSFRMSSRAKKIFKRYIQAEAAREINIDHKTRDLIRRNIKAPTSVCFDDAQRIVYGLMERDSYPRFLRSDIYQAILDSTSESVKL, encoded by the exons ATGCCAAGTCTTGTCACATCACCACCGAGGGAGCTGCAGCACTTCAACATGGACACTGACGATGAGAAGAGCAGAAAAGACAG GGGAAGAAAGTGTCGGCTGCAGCGTAGATCGTCTCAAGCCCCTAACACTGAGGG GCTTTGTTTCGAGGAGATGTCCCAGTGGTCACAGTCACTAGAGAGACTTCTATCATCCAAAT ATGGCATGAAGATATTCCAGGCCTTCTTGAAGTCAGAGTTCAGTGATGAAAACATTGAGTTTTGGCTGGTATGTGAGGACTATAAGAAGATCAGGTCTTCCTTCAGGATGTCCTCCAGGGCCAAAAAGATCTTCAAACGTTACATTCAAGCTGAGGCTGCGAGAGAG ATCAACATTGATCACAAGACCAGAGACCTGATCAGGCGGAACATTAAGGCACCCACCTCAGTGTGTTTTGACGATGCCCAGAGGATCGTCTACGGGCTAATGGAGAGGGACTCTTACCCACGTTTCCTCAGATCTGACATCTATCAGGCTATACTGGACTCCACATCAGAATCAGTGAAGttgtaa